Sequence from the Bacteroidota bacterium genome:
TCTCCCAAAGATAAATTTATTGTTTGTGATGCCGAAACTGAAAACAGTGTTTGGTGGGGTGATATCAATATCAAATTTGACCCAGCCAAATTTGACCATTTGCTTACACGCATTACAGCCTATTTACAAGGAAAGGATGTTTATGTGCGCGATGCTTATGCATGCGCTGACCCCGGCTTTAAGCTCAATGTGCGTGTAGTTACCGAATTACCCTGGCATAATTTATTTGTAAATAATCTATTCCTAAGACCCACAAGCACTGAACTGCAAAACTTTGTCCCTGAATGGAATATTATTAATGCTCCGGGATTTAAAGCCGATCCAGCAGTTGATGGCACAAGGCAACATAACTTTGCCGTAATCAACTTCACCAAGAAGATGATTCTTATTGGCGGAACAGGCTATACAGGCGAAATAAAAAAAGGAATTTTCACGGTCTTAAATTACATTTTGCCACATCACAAAAATGTACTTAGCATGCACTGTAGTGCAAATATTGGCGCAAATAAAGATACAGCGCTATTTTTTGGCTTAAGCGGTACCGGCAAGACTACATTAAGTGCTGACCCTAATCGTGGATTAATTGGCGATGATGAGCATGGTTGGTCAGACGATTCAGTATTCAACTTTGAAGGAGGCTGCTATGCAAAATGTGTGAACCTAAGTAAAGAAAAAGAGCCCCAGATTTTTAGTGCCATTAAGTTTGGTGCATTACTTGAGAATATTGAATTTATAGAAGGCACAAGCATTGTTGACTATGACAATATCACAAAAACTGAAAATACTCGTGTAGCCTACCCTATTAATTATATCGATAATGCTGTAGAACCAAGTATTGGTAGCTCTCCAACTAATGTGTTCTTTCTTACATGCGATGCTTTTGGTGTATTGCCTCCTATTTCCAGATTAACGGTAGGACAAGCTATGTATCACTTCATTAGTGGTTACACCGCTAAAGTTGCCGGTACCGAAGTTGGCGTAAATGAACCAACAGCAACCTTCTCTGCTTGTTTTGGAAAAGCATTCCTTCCCTTACATCCTGCAAAGTATGCCGAATTATTAGGTAAAAAGCTTGCCAAAGGAGATGTTAATGTATGGCTTGTAAATACAGGCTGGAGCGGAGGCCGTTATGGAGTGGGCTCCCGCATGAAGCTAAGTTATACACGTGCTATGATAACTGCAGCAATGAATGGCGAACTTAAAAAAGTAAAATTTGAAACCTTGCCAGTGTTTGGTTTACAATATCCAACCGAATGTCCAAATGTTCCAGCAGAGATATTAAACCCACGCCAAACCTGGGCTGATAAATCAGCTTATGATAGCAAGGCAACAGAACTAGCCACTTTGTTTTTGAAAAACTTTGAACAATACGCTTCGCTTGCAAGCAAAGAAATAATGGATGCAGCACCAAAACTTGAACTGGTGCAACAATAGGCAAAGATGACCACATACCTGGCGGCTTTTAAAAAAGCCGCCTTTTTTTTTGCAAAAAATAGCCGTAGCTGATTGTAATAATTATGTTAACTAATGGATGCGATTTATTTTTTTCAATCATCATTTTGAACAATGTAGCAATCCGAATGTATAGGGTGATGGTTACAAATATGAATAAAAGGTTACCCA
This genomic interval carries:
- the pckA gene encoding phosphoenolpyruvate carboxykinase (ATP), with translation MSEFGIKPSGASLANLGLKGVSAAYWNLSPAELVEETILSGEGVLTDTGALAVDTGEFTGRSPKDKFIVCDAETENSVWWGDINIKFDPAKFDHLLTRITAYLQGKDVYVRDAYACADPGFKLNVRVVTELPWHNLFVNNLFLRPTSTELQNFVPEWNIINAPGFKADPAVDGTRQHNFAVINFTKKMILIGGTGYTGEIKKGIFTVLNYILPHHKNVLSMHCSANIGANKDTALFFGLSGTGKTTLSADPNRGLIGDDEHGWSDDSVFNFEGGCYAKCVNLSKEKEPQIFSAIKFGALLENIEFIEGTSIVDYDNITKTENTRVAYPINYIDNAVEPSIGSSPTNVFFLTCDAFGVLPPISRLTVGQAMYHFISGYTAKVAGTEVGVNEPTATFSACFGKAFLPLHPAKYAELLGKKLAKGDVNVWLVNTGWSGGRYGVGSRMKLSYTRAMITAAMNGELKKVKFETLPVFGLQYPTECPNVPAEILNPRQTWADKSAYDSKATELATLFLKNFEQYASLASKEIMDAAPKLELVQQ